One Primulina huaijiensis isolate GDHJ02 chromosome 8, ASM1229523v2, whole genome shotgun sequence genomic region harbors:
- the LOC140982923 gene encoding uncharacterized protein: MCEDYGRAISSSNLFTNKLLLKIRRLLHQYKKKLDDFDLPSINVEYLENTPLPRTLEDELSIQISDDDLRSIECLDAQRRIAFDTIIETIVHNQLKLFFFDGSGGTGKTSIQISDDDLRSIECLDAQRRIAFDTIIETIVHNQLKLSSLMVLVVLTELADLIRRASTIVWDEAPMENRYAFESISKSFQDVMENQLVFGGKTMVFVGDFRQVLLVVKRGSKAGQIATRISRLTFWYCV, translated from the exons ATGTGTGAAGATTATGGTAGAGCAATTTCATCAAGTAACTTATTCACCAATAAGTTATTGCTAAAGATACGAAGGTTGCTGCATCAGTACAAAAAGAAACTAGATGATTTCGATTTGCCATCAATAAATGTTGAGTATTTAGAGAACACACCGCTACCAAGAACACTTGAGGATGAACTTTCTATTCAGATTTCTGATGATGATTTGAGATCTATTGAATGTTTGGATGCTCAACGGCGGATAGCGTTTGACACTATCATAGAAACTATTGTGCATAACCAATTAAAACTTTTCTTCTTTGATGGTTCTGGTGGTACTGGTAAGACATCTATTCAGATTTCTGATGATGATTTGAGATCTATTGAATGTTTGGATGCTCAACGGCGGATAGCGTTTGACACTATCATAGAAACTATTGTGCATAACCAATTAAAACTTTCTTCTTTGATGGTTCTGGTGGTACTG acagAACTTGCAGATCTAATAAGGCGTGCATCAACTATAGTTTGGGACGAGGCTCCAATGGAAAATCGTTATGCTTTTGAATCTATCAGTAAGAGTTTCCAAGATGTTATGGAAAACCAATTGGTATTTGGAGGGAAGACAATGGTTTTTGTTGGTGATTTTCGACAAGTGTTACTAGTTGTTAAACGAGGGTCTAAGGCAGGACAAATAGCCACAAGAATTTCAAGGTTAACATTTTGGTATTGTGTATGA